The Arachis ipaensis cultivar K30076 chromosome B10, Araip1.1, whole genome shotgun sequence DNA window ATGCTTGCGCTTTATCTTCTTGCTCCATCGAGGAAGAATATAACAGGAAGGTACTTTGTACACTTTATACGAATGGAAAACTTCAAGGCAGTGACAGCACAACACACCTGAACTCTCAAAAAGATTGCACTCACAACAAAGCTCATGTGTGGAACGGTCAAAGTGAACATCGTACGGAACGCATAGAATAGTATCGTTGAGTAGTTTCTTCTCTTCCACCTTCACGCAGACCAATGGACCCTATTCATCAACTGTAGAAACTCTGCAGTTAGCCTTCCTCACAAACTCAATTTGAACATCCCTAAAAATGCTCGTGGTATATTCTTGCTGAAACTGTTTCTCTATAGGCGAGGTAGTTGCACAAGGGATAACCCCCCTCGAGTCTGCAGCATCATCCTCCAGTTCTCTCTGCTCCTTGACTCCAAGCACATTGTCATATTCATGAATAAATTGGACCAAGCTAGTTTTACTGTGTAAGTATCCACCGTAGAATGCGTGCATGCTCTCACTCCTCTGCGTACTCCGCATTCCTGTCCAAAATTCACCCTTGAAGTATATTGGGACCCACATGCGTCGGTCATCATACAGATCTACAAGAAATAAATAATACCGAATTAAGCAAATAAAGCTTACCCCAAACATATTACTACACCTGAGAAATGAACATCCAAAATCACTGATATATTAAACATCCAAATGTTTACTATAATGAACATCCAGCTAATTGTCATCCAAAATTACTGATAAACTAAACATTCAGATGCCGAACAATTCCAATTAAAGCGTGAGAAGTAATCGTACAGAAACAAACCTGACAGCCATGTGTTGTTATGTAAGTTGTACTCATCTATAAAATCAGCCCAATCATCTTCAAATGACTCCTCCGTCCGAGAGTTCCACACAATGTCGTTTAGGTCACCATACAAAGCTCCGTACTGGCGGTAACCCCCAAGCTTCGAAGGTAGCTTATTCATAATATGCCAAATGCACCACCGGTGGCGTGTGTCGGGTAAAGTATTTTTGATCGCACGGTAAAGGGATCGACATTGATCGGTTATGATACACTTTGGAGCAGTTCCCATGCACTTCACCCATTGGCTAAAAACCCACTCATAACTTCCGATTTCTTCATTCCCCAACAAAGCACAACCGAGGAGGGTCGACCTACCATGGTGGTTGACCCCAACGAACGACACAAACGGTAATCCATGCCTACCAGAAAAACCAACCAGATGTAAGAAATGCCAATCACAATAAAAAAGCGTATTATCAAGAAAAGGTAAAAACACCAACTTAACTACCACGTACCTATTTGTACTATACGTGCTATCAACTGACACGATGTCCCCATAGTATTCATACGACGCCCTACACCTTGCATCAACCCATACTGCACTCTTAAATTTACACTCATCGTCCAACTTCACCGCGTAAAAGAAGTTCGGATTGATGTCCTTCATTCTCCTAAAGTAGCTCATCATCTCCCTGACATCCGCATTCACATTGCTAGTTTGGAGCCTTGCTGTTATATAATTTCTTAAATCCTTCTCTGAGAATCCCAAGTTAGAGGGGCCACCAGCTTCATTTGACAAAGCAAAGAATGTCTTGTTTGGTCGAATCCCAGCCTCATCATTATCCTCGATCACGCACTTCGCATGCATGGTCAACTGCCTATACTCATGGTAGTGCACTGCCTTTTTCGGTGAACAGGGGTGAGAGTGCGTCAAGTCAACCTTGAGTAAAACCCAGTCTTGCACGTCTTTATCAAACTTTACATATATCCTTGCCTTGCACCCAGCAGCTGAAATCGTATTCTTCCGCGTTGGTGCTTTAACACGAGACTCGCGGATCCCATCACGATTACAGTGTATAGCTTGGTTAATGGGAGCCTTTGTGATCTTATCAAATGTTGTCGTCCTTATCTTAGTTGCAAATCCATCTTTCTTTGCATAGCTCACATAAAAGTCATGAGCCATCTGTAACTGAGCAAACCGCATTCCAACTCTTGGTATCTCATCTTCTTGTAAGCAACCATGATCTGGTAactgtattttatattaattcgaacaaaaaattaattaccaTTAGTTATCAAATCAAACATGAACATTATGAGTACACAAAAGTAAGCTAGACTCCAATACCTCATCACCAAACTCCATCTCATCACTTCCAACATCTGTAACATCCGACAACTGCGCGGCCTAAAATTCCCAAAACAAACAAAGTAACCAAAAGGAGGAAGATCCTGATCAAAACTCATTTCAATACAATCTCTAAAACAATCACCAAAAACACATCAACAGCTACAAATCAAGcaaagagttttttttttcatttcatgtattatttaattagttttcaccatttatttgttttttttttctcatttaatGAAAATCTTGTGGAATTATTTGTTCCATTTTGGCTAATAGTTATGGGCCTTACTCACCCTTTAGTGGCTTCTTTTTTCACTCCAGCCACAAAATTCTTTTCCTATATATTTACATATACACACTCGTTTCTTTAGATGCAATAAAACATAAGCACATCTTTGATTAACtatatcactacaaaaaaaaaggttaaaatggcagtttttttTTGGAAATTACGGCGGTtctaaccgccatttttaccaaaaatggCGCCTCCAAGAAACGCCggaattctgggcgccattctggttattacggcggttttctgaaaaccgccgtaataaccagtgGATAATACGGCGGTTTTCTgatggttaaaatggcggttaaaATTTTTAACCGCCATTATTTCCACGTAAAACGGCagtttttatattgtttaaaatggcggttataaccgccgtttttaccaggaTATAGTGGCATCTTTTGTTTAAAATGGGGGTTTCTAACCGCCATGACATCGTTTTCATTTAAAATGGGGTTTCTAACCGCCGTTTAACCAGAGTATAATGACATCATTTTCGTTTAAAATGGGAGTTTCTAACCGCCGTTTATACCTAATTATAATaacaattttatgttttttaaaataaaaatgaaaccaCCTATTTAAAGTGATATTTTCAAGTTGTTTATTCATTCTTATTTTAAATAGGAACACCAAGCTTGCAATTTTCTTATGACCTCCTTATACTTGTTTTCTTTTACTCCTGCAGCTTAATTTTGATTAAGCAACAAATTTGTGAAATAGATTTCTTAAAAGTAACGGAAAGATTCAAAGAAAGAGTAAAGTCGATTGGAAGACAATCAAAGGAAACTTGATTGGATAAAAAGAGGAGCACCTAATGCCAACATTATTCTTTAAATTAACAATAGAATAATGCGGTCATGGAATCCATCATAATTCAAGAGCTTTAAATTAAACAAAggtaaatattgtcaaaattcatGAGCAAATCCTTTCTTGTTAcgcttccacttccttgcaattaCATCATAAGTAAACTTAATGGCTCCTTAACCTTAAGCATCCTTTGCTTCGCTGGCTCGTCCAACGGTGCCTCCCAAGAGATATTGTAACTGTTGCCTGATGAGGAGCATGAAACAACGCATCCTGTTCTTTCTGCAGAAGCAAAACCCATCCTGTTCTTTCTGCAGAAGCAAAACCCAAACACCTTACCTACCAACACAAATCTGGGAAATCTCAATGGAGCCACCCATCTAGAAATAATCATTCAGCAACCTACAATATTGTTATACATTACCTATCCAACTCAACCCTTGGAATTTTCTCTGTTTCCCCTTCTTCATCCTCTTCTTGAtcctctcaacctttacccactTGCCTACATCAAAAATAGAATCTTTAACAAGGATAAGAAACAATCAATTTAGAAACTAGATGTAAATTAGCATATCCATTTTTCATTTGGATGCTGTTAGAATTCATGATAACAACTCAAGAGTAAACTTGATATTAAGATGTTATTTGTGTTGTGTGATAGCTGTGTCTACTGTCTAATATGATTCAAGATACCATCTATTTATAGGCGATGAATGCCTAGTATTTTATCATTAACAAAATTATCAATCTAATTAATAGACAAATATCCTAGACAATATTCTCTAACAGATACTTTGTCATGAATACATGCATTGATTCTTTCAAAGCAAGAAAATGTTTATCCTTTACGATAACTATGATTTTACCTTTTATTGCTATGATCAATGTGTCAGTAATGTAAAATGTACATGATACTTCATTAGTTCATCCATTCAATTTAGTATATCATTTGATTACTGAATCTAGATAGAAATTGCGGCAAGAGGAATTATCAAGTTTAAAAGATACCTTGGCAGGGTCGGCAACAAAGATTCGAGAGAGAAGGTTCCTACACTCTGCAGAAACGCGAACATAGTCTGGTATGGAGTATTGAACACCTATTATTCTCTGTTACCAAAGGATCAAAGTTTGAGTTTTCTGCTAACAAAGATTATTCAAGCTGTTAAAGTTGGATGAGAGCTCACCCCAATAGTCTTCCTGAAATTTCTAGGATCTTCCGGATCCTCAAAAGGGTATGCACCAACTAACATGACATAAAGGGTCACACCACAGGACCAAACATCTGCAATCTGTAAAATAAGACAAAGTGCTTACAAAATCAAGCTGTTCTAATAAGACTATGAATTGATAATGGTCAAAACAACTCAAATTATCAAATACCTTTCCGTCGTACTCCTTTCGTGACAGAACCTCCGGAGCAATGTATGCTGGAGTTCCAACTGTTGATTTTGGTTTTAAAGCTTCCAAAGCCATAGATATCAAGgactccaataaaaaatttaaaagtcgCGTCTTGTCCGATCAAATTGTTAATCTTGTCCACCAACCTATTAACAAATTAAACACATTAGTGGAGCAGGTTTTGAATAGCTAGAAtttgattatatattttttttaattaccaGTCAAAGAGTCTAGAATATATTGTTTTGGCCAAGCCATCTCTGCTTATTGCTGTGCTTTGCGGATCGAGGCTCCGTTTAATAACTTCCTCTGGGGTGATCATCACACGCTTCACTAATGCATCTTCCAAACCAGCAAGATCACACCTGATCAGGTGAAAAATATAGTATAACTAAGGTTTGAGGTTTATACAGGTAATTTCTAGTCCTTATTAATATCATCATGGTTTATAAAGGTTTGAGGTTTCAACATTTAAAGAAGATTAAGCCCCTTAAAAAGAGATATAGATAGCGTAGCATTCTATAGGGTCAGTGATGAACAAAGATTTTAGATGTGGCTTACCAAAAAGAGGAGATCAGATTCAATAATTCTTCCAGTTCCAAACTCATATCACACCAGTCACTAAAGTTTTAGACAACATATATAATAGATAAGAAAATAATGCTCTTCAAACATATATAAGATAAAGAAAACCAGGTAAAAGTGAAAATGATGAACAAGACTAGAATTAGATAACTAATTAAGTGTTAATCATATTATATTCTCACCTGATTAAAGTGAAAATAATTTGTTCAGCTTGGTGCTACCACAAAATTCATGATCTCTTTACACTGAAAAGTAGCAAAATGTATAGATCAATATATAGATACATATAAATATAAAAGTAGCCTGTGATTTAAGATactagttaaaaaaaataaaaatttctttGAAAAATTGGGTCAGAAAATCTATGTACAAGAAAAAGAATAGGAGCCAaaactttttcatcactgaaCACTGAACAACATAAGTGAAACTGAATATGTATATAGGATTATATATACAAACAGCACAGCTTTGACTTGGTGTCACAATATATGAAAtcatctttttggatttttgacaGTGCAGAAAGTAGTAGTAGTAGAACTGAGCCGCAAGGTACTAAAGTCCACCATGAATGAGTAATGAATCCAATTCCATGATCTTACCACATAAAAGTACAAGTGCAGAAAAGGAAAATTTTATAATCTGACCACATAAAAGTATAAGTGcagaaaaggaaaatcaaaaGGAAAAAGAGATGTTAAGCTAACCTGTGCTGCGAAGAGGAGGCTTTAGTCTTCAAAGAATCTTGCGGAAGccaaggagaagaaaaaaaaatcctgTTTTACTGTAATTGGAATAAATAAACAGAATAAGTCAACATATAGataaattacaaaagaacaagcaACTTATTCCTTTAAAATCAGAGTCCCAAAGATCATGCAGATATCGATTAACAATCACACAGTCCCACCTTCGCTGATGCGATGCATCAATCTCCTGCGACAACCTCTTTGCCACATTGAAGATTAAGTTATATGCATATGCAAAACCAAGCAAATTAAACATATCAtgagttaaaaacttaaaatttaaataaaaaagttgcCAAGCTCAGAAGAAGGAAGGGAACCCAAACAAATGAATTTGACAATTTaaagggaaaaggaaaaaaagaattgGCAAAAGCTGATGCAGGCCGGTAAACTTCTTTCTTGCAATTGTTGTAGCCTCTCGATGGATGGGTGAATGTAGCTAGAGCTTGCTTCCACTTTCTGCATTGAAACCATGAAGCATCACTTTTTAAACGAGAAAACCCAACTTACTGGAATCAAATAGAAGACAAAAGATTACCTACCAACACACAATTAGACAGAAAAAAGAACATgcagaaaataacaaaaatagcCACTTCAAAAAGCTCACATGGAACCACAATCAAGAAGTTTCACAGCAGAATAGAGAGGACAGTAATGATCAGAAAACATAGAAGCATTCTGCGAATAGATTCAGCTACTGAACGCCTTTGAGACTCTGGTGCAGTAATGGCTTCTTCAAATTTAAGTTTCATAACTGCCTTTTCACATTTCTTCAATTTCTTTGTTGCATCGGGATCATTTGGACACATTTTCTTTACCTATTGAATATAAGCATATTACATCAAACACATTTAGATATTGACACAAAGTACATGCTAAAGacaaataaaaagaagataataagaTACTAAAAGACACCCTTAGATAGCTGCAACACAAACAAAGCCaacaccttttttttttgtttccttttgttcATTATCAATGACATTATCTTATCTATCACATGTAAACTAAGATTCTCCACacataaaaatatatacaaatcaGTTAATCACTTCAAAGAAAACAGTTGAAGCATACTTTAGATTTAGCACA harbors:
- the LOC107620949 gene encoding protein FAR1-RELATED SEQUENCE 5-like, with amino-acid sequence MRFAQLQMAHDFYVSYAKKDGFATKIRTTTFDKITKAPINQAIHCNRDGIRESRVKAPTRKNTISAAGCKARIYVKFDKDVQDWVLLKVDLTHSHPCSPKKAVHYHEYRQLTMHAKCVIEDNDEAGIRPNKTFFALSNEAGGPSNLGFSEKDLRNYITARLQTSNVNADVREMMSYFRRMKDINPNFFYAVKLDDECKFKSAVWVDARCRASYEYYGDIVSVDSTYSTNRYVVVKLVFLPFLDNTLFYCDWHFLHLVGFSGRHGLPFVSFVGVNHHGRSTLLGCALLGNEEIGSYEWVFSQWVKCMGTAPKCIITDQCRSLYRAIKNTLPDTRHRWCIWHIMNKLPSKLGGYRQYGALYGDLNDIVWNSRTEESFEDDWADFIDEYNLHNNTWLSDLYDDRRMWVPIYFKGEFWTGMRSTQRSESMHAFYGGYLHSKTSLVQFIHEYDNVLGVKEQRELEDDAADSRGVIPCATTSPIEKQFQQEYTTSIFRDVQIEFVRKANCRVSTVDE